The Anaerohalosphaeraceae bacterium DNA window GTTTCTTGCGAATGGAAATCTTTTGAAAATGTTCACAGAACTGAGGGCACGATGGAATCACGTACCGGAATAAGATGGATTCTGCTTGTCTGTGCGGCCGGATTGGCGGCGGTCGGCGGATGTAAAAAACAACCTTCTGTGAATTCTCCTCAACCGGCTTCATCTGCTTCAACCCAGTCTGACGGGCAGCCGCGGCCGGCTACGGCTCAGGAGAATCCTCAGCCCGAGTCTGGGGCTGAACCCGCCCATACAGGGGTACGATGGTACACCAATTTCGAGGAGGCCCTGGCCGCCGCCCAGAAGGAAAACAAGGATTTGCTTATCAATTTTTCGGGCTCTGACTGGTGTATTTTCTGCATTCGGCTGGAAAAAGATGTTTTCGCCCAGGAGGCCTTTGCCAAAGAAGCGGAAAAATATTTTGTCTTTATGCTGGTTGACTTTCCCAATGACCCGTCCAAACAGTCGGAGGAAATCCGCAAGCAAAATCAGCAGCTGGCTCGGCGATACCGTTTTCGAAATCTCTTTCCGACTCTCTATCTGGCTAAGCCGGACGGGACTCCCTATGCGATGGCGGAGTATCAGCCCCTCGGGCCGACGGA harbors:
- a CDS encoding thioredoxin family protein, producing MESRTGIRWILLVCAAGLAAVGGCKKQPSVNSPQPASSASTQSDGQPRPATAQENPQPESGAEPAHTGVRWYTNFEEALAAAQKENKDLLINFSGSDWCIFCIRLEKDVFAQEAFAKEAEKYFVFMLVDFPNDPSKQSEEIRKQNQQLARRYRFRNLFPTLYLAKPDGTPYAMAEYQPLGPTEYLDYLLKIRRYRDR